One genomic window of Cydia splendana chromosome 16, ilCydSple1.2, whole genome shotgun sequence includes the following:
- the LOC134798137 gene encoding nose resistant to fluoxetine protein 6-like encodes MKLEQDCLHDYNYVKICGIAENDNKDVLQLADAFKQLLDQAVPYLRRLDFSTANATNGLITDTEYRKMPPLFTMDEYQDCMSEPGGTYCIVDLELFSDQESELMKMIHGYSEVTNKHYNHTQLHKAVCLTHTCKSYIGHRDIKNEDDVSAILETCLNTTIWKDYKLQARVHTIKECQREADTVTYDVSDYTVVGVLLVLIMLNSLGTFYDVFKKPDTKGNPYLMSFSLLRNWGKLVAPSGVGPEPRLRRFKLFNGLRTMTVACVLFSHVTFMMNYTFVKNTLYIERAGDDPSKQILYNGNLVVSTFFVMSGFLLAFNFELHAEKHRVSWLELPRGMVLRWLRLTPAYALILGLVATVMRRLGTGPLWNQVVTIESDACRQYWWTHLLYINNYIYDNNQCMPQTWYLAADTQLFAIGLVFCIVARTQRARKIILGVMMVVSLLTPALHTYFEDLDAIVLQAPENEKQMNVKSIYKTDNVFRHVYISAHTNLASYTLGMGGGLLAFHWLTEGKDFEHFKKYRYFLWLIFPIDTLVILSGALFYGDARAPLALRVIYAALYKPVFQLLVVSLMIFIIFKSEKVYRGIVEWRGFTWTGRVSYGAFLVHTLFLRAFAGSFVQPVHLTDYFVMVILSASIFLSFTAAAILWLCVEAPAKELISAAMKPRPRVQDTKI; translated from the exons ATGAAACTTGAGCAAGATTGTTTACATGATTACAACTACGTGAAAATCTGTGGCATTGCTGAAAATGACAACAAAGACGTGCTACAGCTGGCTGACGCGTTCAAGCAACTGCTGGACCAGGCAGTACCTTA TCTCAGGAGGTTAGACTTTTCCACAGCTAATGCAACCAATGGATTGATCACAGATACGGAGTACAGAAAAATGCCCCCCCTGTTCACGATGGACGAGTACCAGGACTGCATGTCGGAGCCAGGAGGGACATACTGCATTGTGGACCTGGAGCTGTTCTCTGACCAGGAGTCTGAGCTCATGAAGATGATCCAT GGTTATTCAGAAGTAACAAATAAACACTACAATCACACACAATTGCACAAAGCCGTATGCCTCACACACACATGTAAATCATACATCGGTCACCGAGACATCAAAAATGAGGATGACGTGTCGGCCATCTTGGAAACCTGCCTCAACACCACAATATGGAAGGATTATAAGTTACAAGCGAGAGTGCATACTATAAAAGAGTGTCAAAGGGAAGCAGACACGGTCACTTACGATGTTAGTGACTATACCGTGGTTGGGGTGCTTTTGGTATTAATTATGCTGAATTCATTGGGGACTTTCTATGATGTCTTTAAGAAACCGGATACCAAAG GTAATCCATACTTAATGTCGTTTTCCCTACTGCGAAATTGGGGAAAGCTGGTGGCACCGAGCGGCGTCGGGCCAGAGCCAAGGCTTCGGCGCTTCAAGTTATTCAACGGACTTAG AACAATGACCGTAGCGTGCGTGCTCTTCAGTCACGTCACCTTCATGATGAACTATACGTTTGTCAAGAATACACTCTATATAGAAAGG GCAGGAGACGATCCGTCGAAGCAGATCCTGTACAACGGCAATCTAGTGGTGTCCACGTTCTTCGTAATGTCCGGCTTCTTACTGGCGTTCAACTTCGAACTTCACGCTGAGAAGCATCGCGTCAGCTGGTTGGAGTTACCCAGAGGAATGGTCTTACGATGGCTGAG GTTGACTCCAGCGTATGCTCTCATCCTGGGTCTGGTCGCGACCGTGATGAGGCGCCTGGGAACAGGTCCTCTGTGGAACCAGGTGGTGACCATAGAGAGCGACGCCTGCCGGCAGTACTGGTGGACTCATCTGCTGTACATCAATAACTACATCTATGATAACAACCAATGTATGCCGCAGACCTG GTACTTGGCAGCTGACACGCAGCTCTTCGCTATAGGGCTGGTCTTCTGCATAGTTGCGCGGACGCAGCGTGCCCGCAAGATCATACTGGGCGTAATGATGGTTGTGTCTCTGCTGACCCCTGCTCTGCATACGTACTTTGAGGATCTGGACGCCATCGTCTTGCAAGCGCCAGAG AATGAGAAACAAAT GAACGTGAAAAGTATATACAAGACCGACAACGTATTCAGACATGTGTATATCTCAGCACACACAAATCTCGCCTCATACACGCTGGGCATGGGAGGAGGCCTGCTGGCGTTCCACTGGCTCACCGAGGGAAAGGACTTTGAACACTTTAAA AAATACCGCTACTTTCTATGGCTCATATTCCCCATCGATACGCTGGTGATCCTCTCCGGGGCCCTTTTCTACGGCGACGCCCGCGCACCTCTCGCGCTGCGTGTGATCTACGCCGCTCTGTACAAACCCGTGTTCCAACTGCTGGTCGTCTCCTTAATGatctttataatatttaagtcaGAAA AGGTGTACCGTGGCATAGTGGAGTGGCGTGGCTTCACGTGGACAGGGCGGGTGTCGTACGGCGCGTTTTTAGTGCACACTCTGTTCCTGCGCGCGTTCGCTGGCTCCTTCGTGCAACCAGTGCATCTCACTGACTACTTTGTG ATGGTGATTCTCTCCGCTTCCATCTTCTTATCTTTCACTGCGGCGGCCATCTTGTGGCTTTGCGTAGAGGCGCCGGCCAAGGAATTGATCTCTGCAGCAATGAAACCTAGACCTCGCGTCCAGGATACTAAGATATAG